A genome region from Syntrophaceae bacterium includes the following:
- a CDS encoding MCE family protein yields the protein MELKFSGMDRVVGIFIIAVVALMVGSVVLLGRGKDWFRPTVTYYALFKENYNLSPGSPVKLYKAEIGKVKDVTLVGDAVRVRLSIFDEFRNRFREDTVVTVESPTLIGSEYVAVRPGKPESRLIEPEGTVKSEEKRTLSEILAEYEVEETAKRLTETIRNLADIVEELRDPEGPLFRSLNSIERNLKNVEAVTNDLREGKGTAGRLLRSEELIDRLNTSMERLDNVLQGLEGAAPEVTANLKESMEKIREITVNLERGSRDVPAVIRTTKRGVEEIREGLDEINRVVQAIQKNPLVRGNLPPKPEGKDLDAGLRK from the coding sequence ATGGAACTGAAATTCAGCGGCATGGATCGCGTCGTCGGCATCTTCATCATCGCCGTCGTCGCCCTCATGGTAGGCTCCGTGGTCCTCCTCGGCAGGGGCAAGGACTGGTTCCGGCCGACGGTGACGTACTACGCGCTGTTCAAGGAGAATTACAATTTGTCCCCGGGCTCGCCCGTGAAGCTCTACAAGGCCGAGATCGGGAAGGTGAAGGACGTCACGCTCGTCGGGGACGCCGTCCGCGTGCGGCTCTCCATCTTCGATGAGTTCCGCAACCGGTTCCGGGAAGACACGGTGGTGACCGTCGAGAGCCCCACCCTCATCGGGTCCGAATACGTGGCCGTGCGGCCGGGCAAGCCCGAGAGCCGGCTCATCGAGCCCGAGGGGACGGTCAAATCCGAGGAGAAGAGGACCCTCTCGGAGATCCTGGCGGAGTACGAGGTGGAGGAGACGGCCAAGCGCCTGACGGAAACCATCCGGAACCTCGCCGACATCGTCGAGGAACTGCGGGATCCCGAGGGGCCGCTGTTCCGGTCCCTGAACAGCATCGAGAGAAACCTGAAAAACGTGGAAGCCGTCACGAACGATCTCCGGGAAGGCAAGGGGACGGCGGGACGGCTCCTGCGCTCCGAGGAGCTCATCGACCGGCTCAACACGTCGATGGAGCGGCTGGACAACGTGCTGCAGGGCCTCGAGGGAGCCGCGCCCGAGGTGACGGCGAACCTGAAGGAGAGCATGGAGAAGATCCGGGAGATCACGGTCAATCTCGAGAGGGGAAGCCGCGACGTGCCCGCCGTCATCCGGACGACGAAGAGAGGCGTCGAGGAGATCCGGGAGGGTCTCGACGAGATCAACCGCGTCGTGCAGGCAATCCAGAAAAACCCCCTGGTTCGCGGGAATCTCCCCCCGAAACCCGAGGGGAAAGATCTCGACGCCGGCCTGAGGAAGTGA
- a CDS encoding tetratricopeptide repeat protein: protein MKTVHCCLLSVLVILAASCGGKKDAVVPRHVSAGAEQIAKGMPFSERGCYARALEHFSRAQELCTAVGDSRCMAMSANNIGVAYRAMGEAGAAIPFFEDALRLYRRLGDPGHVRQTLSNLAAAQVDAGDYASAGKNIDEVLGIEAPPKPFVPAMTVKGILLARQGDLKGAEATLREALGEIRRRDPEGGAAAHSAMGEVLLGQARYGEAVPFFEKALALDRKAGFYRGIADGFAALGLCHAGMKDDVSAVHAWEQSVRIYALLGMQEKVKSTMALLEEAAKRSNRDIGLTRALAERWLRGEMTGSLCE from the coding sequence ATGAAAACGGTCCACTGCTGCCTGTTGTCCGTCCTGGTGATCCTCGCGGCGTCCTGCGGCGGGAAGAAGGACGCCGTGGTGCCCAGGCACGTCAGCGCCGGCGCCGAGCAGATCGCCAAGGGGATGCCCTTTTCCGAGCGGGGCTGCTACGCCAGGGCCCTGGAGCATTTCTCCCGTGCCCAGGAACTCTGCACCGCCGTCGGGGACAGCCGCTGCATGGCCATGAGCGCGAACAACATCGGTGTCGCCTACCGTGCCATGGGGGAGGCCGGGGCGGCCATCCCCTTCTTCGAGGATGCCCTGCGCCTCTACAGGCGCCTCGGGGACCCGGGACACGTGCGGCAGACGCTGTCGAACCTGGCGGCTGCGCAGGTCGACGCGGGGGATTACGCATCGGCCGGGAAGAACATCGACGAGGTCCTGGGGATCGAGGCCCCGCCCAAGCCCTTCGTCCCCGCCATGACGGTGAAGGGGATCCTGCTGGCCAGGCAGGGGGACCTCAAAGGGGCCGAGGCGACGCTGCGGGAAGCGCTCGGCGAGATCCGCCGCAGAGACCCGGAAGGCGGGGCGGCGGCCCATTCCGCGATGGGCGAGGTTCTCCTCGGGCAGGCCCGCTACGGCGAGGCCGTCCCCTTTTTTGAGAAGGCTCTTGCCCTCGACCGCAAGGCGGGGTTCTACAGGGGGATCGCCGACGGCTTCGCCGCCCTGGGCCTCTGCCACGCCGGTATGAAAGACGACGTCTCGGCCGTGCATGCCTGGGAGCAGAGCGTGCGGATCTACGCCCTGCTGGGCATGCAGGAAAAGGTCAAGTCGACGATGGCGCTGCTGGAGGAGGCGGCAAAACGCTCGAACCGCGACATCGGGCTCACCCGTGCCCTCGCGGAGCGCTGGCTCAGGGGGGAGATGACGGGGAGCCTCTGCGAGTGA